The DNA window TGTTATAGCGAGGGCCCATGGAGGCTGGTGGCTCCGATCTGGACCCATACACTTGGTGGGGCTCCACTTTATTGTGATGTGGAGGTACACTCTGGGGGCGGTACTGGCAGTTGGGAATCATACTGAAATGCAAACAGTTTTCTGGACCGAAGGGTTCAGTGGTAGCATCAGGCCTCGCAAAGCTGACATAAGGCGTTTTCTGAGAAGCATGCTTCGGTTGTGGGACAGGAAGTGGCAAAGGCAAAACATCCTCCACGCAGGCTGAGGAAGCTGTGACAAAGGAATGGTAACTGGAACTGCTGGTCGCATCTGCACTGCTGGAGTGAATGGCAGCAGCAACTTTACTCTCCATTGTCCTGGTGGGGGGGGCTGGTGCAGTGAAGCCGCAGGGGGCGTGCACAGGGACAGACTCAGCACGCAGGTGCAGCGGCGGGGCCCTGGAACCTTCCCACACCTTTTCAGGAAGGCCTGGCTGGAGAGCGGGAGCAGAGACAGGACACGGAGCAGTGGTGCTGCCATCACCGACAAGGACAGAAGCAGGGTCGTCCACGGCTCTGGGTTCAGGTGGCCTCTCTGGAGCTGGAACTACTCCTTGAACCTATTGAAAAATCGTAATATTATGAGCTTGTTTTCTATGCTCCCCTCCGTGGACTCAAAACACTATGACATTTGTAACTCACAAGAGGAGGCTATTGGGGTAGCAGCCTGAAATTTCCCATGTGCTCACACTGCACAGTACAGTAGGGCAACCTGTCCCCACAGCTGGGAAATGGCCTGCGTGGCTACAGGGTGTAGCAGCCATCACCTTCGTGAGGATTTATGGTGGGCTTTACGTGTGAGATGAGGTTGCCCATGGCATTACCTAAATGTGCAGGCCAGACCAGAGGTTTCATCGAATAACCGTGAGGCTTAGAAGGACATACGCAGTCTATCTGTCCAGCTCAGGTTTGGGGCCAAGGCCACTGTGTTTGATGAAAGGAGTCGGTTCTTCCTGGAGGGAGTTTTGAAGTGACTCACAGCTGCACAGTGAGCAGTTTTGAGCCCCCAAGTCTAGAGAAAGTTAACGTACGTGACTTGTTTAAGGCGGCATTCGACTCAGTCGGTCACTGTCTGTCCCCTGCCATCTACTCCACCCTGGTGTATGGCAGCAGCGGCCAAACACAAGCTTCACGGCAACACTGCAAGTGTGCAATTCTTGAGAAGCAGCTGCTAGAAACCGTGTCCTCCGCTAAAGACAGATACTGAAGTACTTCCAGCTCAAGGTGCCCACAAAAACCTGGGGCACTTTGTTAGAATATGAGAAAATTAGGAGGTGACCTTAGCCCTTTGCATACAACACTCTCTCACCAAAACACGAGCTTGACTACAGAATCTGCCAGTTATtgttgagaaaatttaaaaaagtccTGTGACCTCACACTTCCAACAAGTGTGCAAGGCAGGGAGTCTTACAAATGTCTTGAGAATAAAGCACTTTTATGAGGCAGACGTGAGTAACGGCAGACACGCTTGCCCGAAGGCACAATGAGTCAGCGATGGGGCTGGAGAAAAACCCCCTGCAGCCCCAACACCGAAAGCCCAGCCTGACTCATTTGATTACTGCTTCTTTGTATCACTATGAAAAAACCACCTAGATGCTTTAGGAAGGCAGCAGGTAGCAGATCCAGTTAAACCATAGTCATTGCGTAACTGCTCCTTTCTTAAGAGAAAACCAGCATCAGAGAAAAACCTCCCCTGGGAAATGTTTCAGGGAAACCTGCCAGAGGACTTCATCTGACTCAAAGATACCACACGACACAGGAAAAGGGACGTACCTttgaaaaaagtacattttatctcactggcttcctcccctccttaCCTTGTGCGAATTATGTGGTCCTGTGCTGGTGGCTGCTTGCACCTGCCCCACAGCTGGTAACTGCTCTGCTGCTCTTTGGGaaggaggcggggggaggggacggCTCGTTCTGGGAGGACGCGGAAGGGTGGCGGCAGCAAAGTCCGCTGCGGTGGGCTGCTCAGCCACATCCCAGTGGGCTTCCCTGATGCTGATGTCAGCTGTTGCTGGAGCCACTGTCATGTAAGCCAGGGTGGCTGTGCCGGTACTCTCTTCAGGGGACCCGGAGGGAATGTAGATTTTGTCCCCAGGCAAATTAGAAGGTGTGGGAGACTTGTCTGCAAGTTGTGAGGGGTGATGGGGCTTATCCACACCTGCACCAAGATAAGAAGGAGGCTGATCTCCACTGTAGAAATGAACTTGAGGTTGGTCCTGATCCGCAAAGGAGACAGTCAGCACAGTGGTCTTCCCAGCCTGGTCTTCAGGGAAAATGATGTGATCGTCACACTTGGACTCTGTTAAGGGAACTGCCGTGATTCTGGCCTTCTCTGGGTCCCCAGGTAAATAGGTGCGATGGGGCTGGAAGTCTGCCTGCTGGAGCTGCTCCCCAGGCTCCATCGCACTGGGATGGGTGCGGTCCCTGACAGCTGCTGTGTCAGGTACAAGCTGGTCACAGGTCCCGGATGCACTGCTCTGGAGGACAAACTGCTCCGCAGGCCTGTCAGTCGGGAAGTAGGCTCTATCTGGCGTAGCGTGAGAGTGGGACCCCGGCAGTCTGTCTTCAGCTGCAGCCACCGCGAGGTCTCCGTAGTTTGTGGGGGCAGACTGCGAAGCCCCCAGTCTCTTCGAGGGCTGGGTGCAGGCTTGCTGCGCAGACTCAGCTAATGCGAGCGCCAACAGGCGGGCGACATTTttcggaggcggcggcggcgggataAGAGAGACTGAACTGACAGGAATGGACTCCTGAGGGGGGTCATGGGGAACTGCTCCTGGtgggaaattaggaaaaaaaatgagagtgaAAAGGTAGCTTGTATTACCCTATACACGGAAAGCCAACACTCCCCGTCTGACCACTAAAAAGTACAGATGCCTTCCATATTTCAAAGTGGCAATCCGTGTTCTTCCATCCCACATGCAAATGCTGCAGAAAACACATCTGGTTCAGAAGGAAAGCGGAAACAAACAGCGTTTAAGGGTTGCAATCTCCTCTTGAATTGCTACGGAGACGGGGGTAAAAAAGGCGGGTGCCTCATCTGGCTCAGAAAAGATTGCTTAGGAAACAAGTTGCGAGTGCTTGCGATGGTTTAGGATAGTTTTGACATCTGATGTGTAGGCTGGCTGGTTAACATGTTAGGTTAAAATATAGGTATTTTAttagaagagaaaacagaatcaaGGGCTACGAagttgtgcaaaaaaaaaaaaatccgcgAATTCTGACTGTCCAAAGAGACAAGGGGACTTTATGGAGCTTGGCAGCAGCACCACCGGCCCATCGCGAGATTTCTGTTTGACTTTAATTTAAGGCTTTGAGCCACCAGCACCACCCAGACCCACGTTCCTTCGATTAAAGGGTACGTGTAGAGCCAATTTCTCTCTTACAAGGCACAGATGGCACACAGGAGTGAAGGTCCCTCTAAGCTTAAAGAAAGAACGGAGGCAAACAAACGGTACCTGTCTGAGTCTGTCCACAAGGCACAGCCTTACTCTGACTGCTGGAGGCGGACTGCTCCTCCTCTCCCGGCGACTCTGCTCCGGCAGCAGCCTCCTGCTCCGGGGGCTGGACTTCAGACTCGCGCCCTTCTTGGGCCTCTCTCTCGTTTGTCTGCGCCTTTCCTACCTGGGTAGGGGATCTACTTGTGACAGCACTTGCGTCCACACTTGTGTTCCAGGTTGGAGAGGACACAGTCTGGGCTGGGGTAGCGGAGGCTGCACCAATTGCTTCCGACACCCGAGTGGGGAGGGTCACCGAGATAGGCTCAGAGATGTTCATAGAAGGCGATTTGCTTAATTTCCGTCCAATATTTGGAGAGAAAGCATAGACAACCTTCTCAGTGAATGAGGATGGCTTTGACGACTTCTCTTCGCTTGGGCTCAAGTCCAGGGAGAAGAACGGGCTTAGTTTCTCCTGCAGAGGAGACACAGGTTCAGAACTTGCAGTGCTTCCTGGAGTCTGAGACTGGCTACCACCTGCTTCTGTATCCTTGTTATTGGTATTTGGTTTCTCCCTGGAGTACCCCATGGAGTCCAAAAAGGAAGCACCACTCTCCAGACATTCGGACTCGGCCTTCGGCGGACTGCACTGGAAGGACATCGGGTCAAAATCCAGGCTGGCCACTCCAATGTCCGGTGGGCTCAAATCAACATCCTCGGCGGAATGCGGAGACACCAGGGCTGGGATGTGAAGCAGCCCCACGTCCTCCTCACTTTCGTTATCGTGGGGCAGGTTATCGTAGGAATTACAGCGGTTCCCCAGCATCTCTCCATTGAAGGAGGCACTTAGCGCATCACTGCTGGATCTGGGTCTTCTGGGTCGGAACAGCTTGGAGTCACCTGGCAAAGGGATAACAACATCTGAGCACAAAGGTCACAGGTGCACAAAGCCGCAAGTCGCCTACTTATTAGCACATGTGGGGCAAGACCGTGctacttctcattttcttttaggGAATTATCGCTTGGGGCACCCAGACGAAACACCCACACGCAATGCTAACTAGCAAACACCTTTGACATAACCAGAGCGAGAGCACAGTGGTTGTGGTTTCGGTAGGAAACGGGACTCAGAGCTCTCGGGTTCTATTACTGGTCCCTCACTGACACTTGCTGTGACTTCAGGCacgtttttaatttctttttgtcttattttatcaCGGGTCTCACACAGGACTCGGGAGGCGGAACGCATCACTGTGAAGAGGACGTTAAACAGACCAGCAGCAGGagtctttggttttggttttggtggggAAGAGTCCTCCTGACACCcgcatttctaaaaaaaatagacttctcAATTAAAATATCTCTACAGTCTCCTAcaaaattaacatatatttagTAAGGGATTCCTTTCAGACACTTCAACaagaataattttcattttcccccttaAGAATAGGCATTAAGTTTCTCAGGCAGAATCAGTCCTCAAAAGTGGTGGTGACTTTTCAAATCACACACTTTTATGACATCACGGAACGCCCACCTGATGGAAGCCCCCTCTCTCTGCATTCGACTACAACTATCGGAACTGCCACAGTAAACGTGTACTTACTACAAAGAGGCAGAAGCTGTGTTAACCCTAAACATTCACGAATGCTCTGGCCACGTGTAAAATTAATCCCTACTGAAATACGGCTTTCTGCTCGATACTACCCAGCCCACTACATTGTTCTGTGAAGCATTCCTGTATCTAACGTGAAACGGAAGATCTTGGAAAACCCGTAAGAGGTTAGGTACCCGACGAAAGTGACTTGCAAAGATGTCTCGATCACAGACACAGTCACAGCCAATGAGGACGTGGCAGTCGGAACAGTCAGTAACTGAGGATGAGAAAGCTGACCAGGATGACGCCATCCAGGACGCTTCAAAAGAGCACGAGGTGAACACCAGCGGACTGAAAAGAGCCGTCGGGAAATCAGTGCAGCTCTCGGCTGCTTTTGTAAAAGGGGCCTTCTTTACAGTCCTGCTGCACAAGCCAAAAATGAAGTACAGGATGTCCTATTTGCTATTACACGGTCTTGTCAAAAAGGTTCCGTTTTCTTTCCAGTCAATACTAAAGAAGTCGTTCGTTCATTCTAAAAATTAGTACAAAGTTGCAACAATAACCCAACTTTACCAGATAGAAGCtcaaacttattttcattttgcttttcaagttataataaagacttttttcattatttagcaTAAAATTCTGGTCCCCATTTCAAGCAGATTCACCTCTCCCGGTACCAACTGTGCTCAGATAACGAGGGTGGCCTGCAATCGAGCTGATCTACGAACTTTAACGCTAGCCATCTTCCAGACAAAAGACTACTGGTCAATATCCAAACTGCATAATTTTATGCCTTGCAACACTGTACTCTCATTGTGAAATGTAAAGAAATACTAACAATACAACTCTTCACTAGGCATTCATAATTATAAATGGTTAACTTGAACTGTTTCACCTCTTTTTATGCAAACCGAATAGCAAGTAggtcaaaaccaaacaaataaaaggctggtaccatatctgaacATCAGTGGACAATACAAAACAGATGCCAGTATTCTTAATACATGATGGTCTGTAGCCTACTTACGAAgcatatgtttataaaatatgcttGTTTTGGTTTCTGTGAAATATAGAACAAAGTGATTCACGCTTTTGATCTTACCATCGCCTGCATGCAGAGAAGTAAGGGACTCTTCACTTTTAGCTGAACGGAGGGTTCCTTCTGCCCTGCCACCTTAAGAATCAAAAGCAAATAGTGTGAAGCTTTATTCGTTGTTACGTACGCAGTGAAAGGGAGCAGTATTTTTCTCTCCATGTACTTAAACTTCCATGAATGCTCAGTTGTACACTGACAATCACATTCAATTTCACATCCTATTATAGAACGTATTGTTCTCCATTGGTTGCCTCTACGAAAAGTCTTTTTTCGAAAGGATTATGAACTTGAGGAAAAACGTCTTCCTTTTACGTTTCCTGAAGACCAGCATGACGCCATACTGGATTCAGGGTAGGCCCTAAATCCAGTGACTGGGGTGGTGTCCCTTTAAGAGGAGTACAcgcagagagacagaggaaggtgCCTCATGAAGACTGAGGCAGAGACCAGAGTGATGCCACCACAAGCAGAGGGATGCGAAGTGACAcccggagctggaagaggcaaggattTGTCCCTGGATTCCTTAGTGGGACCATGGCCCTACCAataccttgatttcagatttttAGGCTCTAGTACTTTaaggaaacaatttttttgttgttttaagccacccaatttgtGGCACCTTGTTATGGCAACCGTAGGACATTATTCGGGCACTACAGACCTGTAGAACCTGATTTGTTAAACATCCTCATCCTATTTCACCTCTTGGCACACTCAATACTGCCGACACTTTCTTTCCAGGCTCCTCCTCCATTACTTCGGGGGACAGCACTCATCTCCTTTGTTCTCCGTCTGCCTTTCCCACCATTACTTCTCACTCTCCTTTGGGACGAGGCTGCCTCTTCCACTCCTGTAAACACTGCTTTTCTCCGGAAGTCAGCCCCTAACCTCCTTCTCTCACTCAACAGGGGCTCCGAGGGCCATAAGCTCTATCTCTGGGATTTTCACCCTCAGCGGCTACTGATGACTTCCCGGGCTGCACGTCCAGTTATATTAAACACCTTTACTGAATTGCAGACCCACACTACCCAGCCTCTCCCGGGCGTGCCAAACTCGCTGTGTTCAAAATAAACACggtgtttctcttccctcctcatcACTTTCATCAAAACCTGAAAACTGTCTTTGTCCCTCCTTTTTTCTCACCCTTCACAGTCACTTGGTTCCCCCAGCACTGTGGAACCTGCTTCCCAAGTGTCTGTCACATCTATTTCCCACTCCCACTGCCACTGAGTATTCCAGATACGCGTTTCTTGCTTGTATGATGGTAACGGTCCCCTAACTCACTGTCCAGTCTCCAGTCTTAATTCCCTTCCTGTATATTCCCTACACTGTCCCTGAAGTCATTTTTCTTAAATCCAAACTTGGTCATGTAACGTGCTGAGGCCACTCaataacccccccccaaaatgcaGGACAAAACCAAAACTCTTCGGCAAGCGTACAGGGACCCGAACCTGTTTCTGTACCTTACTACTCAGCCCAGTTCTTTCGACTTCCTCACACACGCACAGGCACACGCCTCACTCCCACGTCCTGAATGGGAGTGCCTTTATTCTTCAAAACCCGAGTCAAAGCTGCTATTTTCTGCCGCCAGCTCCCCTCCCCACGTGAATGGGCCACCATAACTGTCTTACACAAACCTCTATTTCAATAGCTACACATGGAACTTCCCTCCTGACACACATGACTTCTCAGGTAAGACTGCGAAGCGGGGGCAGCGTGTGCATTTTCTGTCTGCAGCGGCTGCTGTCGGTGCATCCGGCACACGCTCAGCACAGGACTGCAGCCTGGGTGAGGGCAGGATTAAATGACCTGAGCGTTTTTCTACCAGGACCTGCAAGCAAAGCACTGTGGTATTTCCTGGGTTTAGAAGCCAGTAGTGTCAGTGGCACATGGCTTTTTAACTACCTTTAAAAGAGCAGTCTTTTCAACAGCAGTAGATCTATCTGACCTTAAAAGAGACTTGCACCAGtcctctcattaaaaaaaaatagtttcttttggtaataaaaattatacacCTGAAAAGTATGTTGAAACatggttttgtcatttttgatATCTGtaaaaatagattaataaatttaaataccacagcagttatttttaattaccaACAATAAATTATGTTACAaatatgtttaagtttttaaccattcacaaaatatataatctatatagtGTCCCTAAGAAATCAGGTATTCTACATATTTACACATTAATTTTTGTATCGGGGATAAAGAGTCGGTAAAAGAAGACAATTCACATGTAGCAACACAACTCTGGAACACCCCACGGGAGCACAGCGGAACCACACACTGAGCCCACGCCCAGAGTAAGAAAGAGCCGCCCGAACGGAGTGAAACGTGTGGACTGACCGGCCACCCTCTCCCAGTGGCAGCTCGGGGACAGCGGGAGGGCACTGACCTTTCAGGGCCATCGCTTTCATCTCGGAAGGCTCACTCTCGTTACGCTGCAACTTCCGTTTAGAAACAGATGATGATTTCCCCAGGTTGAAAAAGGAACGCCAGCTGCCCACAGgagattttttcattttattttgaggcCTCCTCCTATGAGAGAGGAAACAATCTATGCTAAGATATCCATGGGGCTGTCTTCACGTCCGGAAAATGAGCCAATGATGAGAGAACCCAACAGCCAGGACAGGCACAGCCGCCCCCCACATGGCACCCCCTCTCTACACAGTGCGGATGAACTGTGCAGCTACAGCGTGCAATGGAAATTAACTGTGTGGATTTTCGTGTTAGTAACTAGTTCCACAAAGGTAATTTTTATGCAAATTGTCATACTAAGATCTAACCTCACAGTCTAGGAAATAAATGAGAGTAAGACATATGTGGGAATAGGAAATATTAAAACTCCAAAACCAGTTAAAGAACAGGATTTTAGTTGTGAGTAAAGCAAAGTAagccaaaaatgaagaaaagtgttAAGGACAGTAACGAACATATActgaatgccaggcactgtgctaagtgcctTGTGTAGTATCTCCCTTAAGTTATATATAACGACATGAGGTGGGTACTGCCATTCCCATTTTGAGGAAATTACACCACTAAGAAATTTAGTTAACTTCCTCAATGTTATAGAACTAGTGAAGGATGGAGTCAGGGGTAGAAGCCAGGTCTATCTCTATCACAGTATCTACTCTCTTAATTACTACTCTATAAGGAGATTTTTGAGAAAATGATGAAGCTAAAACATAAATTCAAGACACTGAAGACAAACTCAGGATGACAAAGAGTATGTTCCAGCTTTCTGCTGTCAGGGCAGTTTTAGTATTGGGACGTGAAAGGCGGGTAGAGAAGTAtactaaaaaaatggaaagaataaattcTCAAGTTTTATTACTGCTTCCCAATCCAGGAAATTGAAATCTCGACTTTCATGAGTAGTAGCCAAAGGAGTGATGGAGACAACCAAAATTAATTTACATACATTAGCCTTCCCACTAAATTTtagtgaaaagaataaaataaaacccatgtTGTTATCACTTCTTTAGAGAAACAGAGAACTCCGAGCTGGAAGGGGCGCCGGGAGAGTGAACCAAAGTGGTCCTCAGCCTTCCGCGCGCCCCAGGGTGTCCTGGGAGGCGGGGCAGCAGACTCGGTGCTggaccctgtggccccagcccTCGAGCTTCTGATTCCAcgggcctggggtggggtcagagaaTGAGCATTTCTGGCAACTTTcaggtgctgctggtgctgctacCTGGGAGTTCACATTGCGAGAAGCACCGGTCTATTCTAGACTTAATGCGGACCCAATGTCAAGTCATTATCCCCTTATTCCTTTCTGAACACGCTATTCCAACACAGCTTATGTCTGAACGAATTTCCAAACAATGTATGAGAAAAACCACACCCTATAGAGCAGAAGTGTATCATTTTTCCTAACAAATTTCCCTAAACACTTGACTTCCTTCTTATTTAAAATGGCATGGTGTCGCAATGCTTTGTGAACCACTTGTATCATTCCCTATGACGTCTCACCGCAGTCAAAAGAACAGATTTCCCTGGGACTGGCCGAGAGTCAACACAGTAATACTAAAATACAAAAGGGaagtaaaatatagaagaacACAGAGCCATGCGACCACATTTATGAGGATTCAATGAACTTTACCTTTCAAGTGGGAACTCAATGATGGTATGAAATTTCCCCTGAAGCGCAGCAGGCCCTTCTCCTACTTCAATGTACTTATTTTCGGTCACAATCGGAGAATTGACCTGAGCCTGCGTTCTCGCCTGGGCTTCCTCCAACGTCAGCAGCTTGGTGGACGGTGAGGAAACCAGCAGGGACTTGGGTCTTGACAGAGAagctttggaaagaaagaaaaatcatcaaGACAGCACACTTTTCTGCGT is part of the Desmodus rotundus isolate HL8 chromosome 7, HLdesRot8A.1, whole genome shotgun sequence genome and encodes:
- the ARHGAP32 gene encoding rho GTPase-activating protein 32 isoform X6 — protein: MKSRPTKQKLKQRGILKERVFGCDLGEHLLNSGFEVPQVLQSCTAFIERYGIVDGIYRLSGVASNIQRLRHEFDSEHVPDLTKEPYVQDIHSVGSLCKLYFRELPNPLLTYQLYEKFSDAVSAATDEERLIKIHDVIQQLPPPHYRTLEFLMRHLSLLADYCSITNMHAKNLAIVWAPNLLRSKQIESACFSGTAAFMEVRIQSVVVEFILNHVDVLFSGKISAAIQEGAASLSRPKSLLVSSPSTKLLTLEEAQARTQAQVNSPIVTENKYIEVGEGPAALQGKFHTIIEFPLERRRPQNKMKKSPVGSWRSFFNLGKSSSVSKRKLQRNESEPSEMKAMALKGGRAEGTLRSAKSEESLTSLHAGDGDSKLFRPRRPRSSSDALSASFNGEMLGNRCNSYDNLPHDNESEEDVGLLHIPALVSPHSAEDVDLSPPDIGVASLDFDPMSFQCSPPKAESECLESGASFLDSMGYSREKPNTNNKDTEAGGSQSQTPGSTASSEPVSPLQEKLSPFFSLDLSPSEEKSSKPSSFTEKVVYAFSPNIGRKLSKSPSMNISEPISVTLPTRVSEAIGAASATPAQTVSSPTWNTSVDASAVTSRSPTQVGKAQTNEREAQEGRESEVQPPEQEAAAGAESPGEEEQSASSSQSKAVPCGQTQTGAVPHDPPQESIPVSSVSLIPPPPPPKNVARLLALALAESAQQACTQPSKRLGASQSAPTNYGDLAVAAAEDRLPGSHSHATPDRAYFPTDRPAEQFVLQSSASGTCDQLVPDTAAVRDRTHPSAMEPGEQLQQADFQPHRTYLPGDPEKARITAVPLTESKCDDHIIFPEDQAGKTTVLTVSFADQDQPQVHFYSGDQPPSYLGAGVDKPHHPSQLADKSPTPSNLPGDKIYIPSGSPEESTGTATLAYMTVAPATADISIREAHWDVAEQPTAADFAAATLPRPPRTSRPLPPPPSQRAAEQLPAVGQVQAATSTGPHNSHKVQGVVPAPERPPEPRAVDDPASVLVGDGSTTAPCPVSAPALQPGLPEKVWEGSRAPPLHLRAESVPVHAPCGFTAPAPPTRTMESKVAAAIHSSSADATSSSSYHSFVTASSACVEDVLPLPLPVPQPKHASQKTPYVSFARPDATTEPFGPENCLHFSMIPNCQYRPQSVPPHHNKVEPHQVYGSRSEPPASMGPRYNTYVAPGRSASGHHSKPCGRVEYVSSLSSSVRSGCYPEDIPLYPTIRRVQSLHAAPSTMIRSVPISRTEVPPDDEPAYCSRPLYQYKPYQASQARSDYHVTQLQPYFENGRVHYRYSPYSSSPSSYCSPDGGLCDVDAYGTMQLRPLHRLPGREFAFYNPRLQGKNVYGYAGLPPRPRAAATGCFSGNDHNVVNMPPSADVKHTYTSWDFEDMEKYRMQSIRRESRARQKVKGPVTSQYDNMTPALQDDLGGIYVIHLRSKSDPGKTGLLSVAEGKEGRQPAKALSPEGGDRFYRKHPEAEFDRAHHHGGHGNGQAERPSLPQKQSSLRNRKLHDMGCSLPEHRVHQEASHRQVCESKNGPPYPQGAGQLDYGSKGIPDASEPISYHNSGGKYITAGQESLRLNHKEVRLSKELERPRARQPPAPDKHSRDCYKEEEHLSQSTVPPPKPERSHSLKLHHTQNMERDPGVLFQYQAHGKRQSGMTTVSQYDNLEGYHSPPHPPRGGFGGGAVGVYVPSGFPHPQNRTYATALGQGAFLPTELALQHPETQVHAE